One genomic region from Macaca mulatta isolate MMU2019108-1 chromosome 20, T2T-MMU8v2.0, whole genome shotgun sequence encodes:
- the PRMT7 gene encoding protein arginine N-methyltransferase 7 isoform X12, whose product MKIFCSRANPTTGSVEWLEEDEHYDYHQEIARSSYADMLHDKDRVFKPMADAAVKIVEKNGFSDKILVINKHSTEVTVGPEGDMPCRANILVTELFDTELIGEGALPSYEHAHRHLVEENCEAVPHRATIYAQLVESRRMWSWNKLFPIHLQTSLGEQVIVPPVDLENCPGAPSVCDIQLNQVSPADFTVLSDVLPMFSIDFSKQVSSSAACHSRQFEPLTSGRAQVVLSWWDIEMDPEGKIRCTTAPFWAHSDPEEMQWRDHWMQCVYFLPQEEPVVQGSALCLVAHHDDYCVWYSLQRTSPEKNERVHQMRPVCDCQAHLLWNRPRFGEINDQDRTDRYIQALSTVLKPDSVCLCVSDGSLLSVLAHHLGVEQVFTVESSAASHKLLRKIFKANHLEDKINIIEKRPELLTSEDLKSRKVSLLLGEPFFTTSLLPWHSLYFWYVRTAVDQHLGPGAVVMPQAASLHAVVVEFRDLWRIRSPCGDCEGFDVHIMDDMIKRALDFRESREAEPHPLWEYPCRSLSEPRQILAFDFRQLVPPRPLCAEGTMELRRPGRSHAAVLWMEYHLTPECTLSTGLLEPADPEGGCCWNPHCKQAVYFFSPVLDPRAPLGGPQMVSYVVEFHPGTGVWPQCCTSW is encoded by the exons ATGAAGATCTTCTGCAGTCGGGCCAATCCGACCACGGGGTCTGTGGAGTGGCTGGAGGAGGACGAACACTATGATTACCACCAGGAGATTGCAAG gtccTCCTATGCAGATATGCTACATGACAAAGACAGA GTTTTCAAGCCTATGGCtgatgctgctgtgaagattgtggagaaaaatgGCTTTAGTGATAAGATTTTGGTTATCAACAAGCATTCCACTGAGGTGACTGTAGGTCCAG AGGGTGACATGCCGTGCCGTGCCAACATCCTGGTCACAGAGTTGTTTGACACAGAGCTGATAGGGGAGGGGGCGCTGCCCTCCTATGAGCACGCACACAGGCATCTCGTGGAG GAAAATTGTGAGGCCGTGCCCCACAGAGCCACCATCTATGCACAGCTGGTGGAGTCCAGGAGGATGTGGTCGTGGAACAAGCTGTTTCCCATCCACCTGCAGACCAGCCTCGGAGAGCAGGTCATCGTCCCTCCTGTGGACCTGGAGAACTGCCCTGGCGCACCCTCTGTCTGTGACATTCAGCTGAACCAGGTGTCACCAGCCGACTTTACAGTCCTCAGCGATGTGCTGCCCATGTTCAG CATAGACTTCAGCAAGCAAGTCAGTAGCTCAGCAGCCTGCCATAGCAGGCAATTTGAACCTCTGACATCTGGCCGAGCTCAGGTGGTTCTCTCGTGGTGGGACATTGAAATGGACCCTGAGGGGAAGATCAGGTGCACTACGGCCCCCTTCTGGGCACACTCAGACCCAGAGGAGATGCAG TGGCGGGACCACTGGATGCAGTGTGTGTACTTCCTACCACAAGAGGAGCCTGTGGTGCAGGGCTCAGCGCTCTGCCTGGTAGCCCACCACGATGACTACTGCGTGTGGTACAGCCTGCAGAGGACCAG CCCTGAAAAGAATGAGAGAGTCCACCAGATGCGCCCCGTGTGCGACTGCCAGGCTCACCTGCTCTGGAACCGGCCTCGGTTTGGAGAGATCAATGATCAGGACAGAACTGATCGATACATCCAGGCTCTGAGCACC GTGCTGAAGCCAGACAGCGTGTGCCTGTGTGTCAGCGATGGCAGCCTGCTCTCCGTGCTGGCCCATCACCTGGGGGTGGAGCAG GTATTCACAGTGGAGAGCTCAGCAGCTTCTCACAAACTGTTGAGAAAA ATCTTCAAGGCTAACCACTTGGAAGATAAAATTAACATCATAGAGAAACGGCCGGAATTATTAACAAGTGAGGACCTGAAGAGCAGAAAG GTCTCTCTCCTCCTGGGCGAGCCGTTCTTCACTACCAGCCTGCTGCCGTGGCACAGCCTCTACTTCTGGTACGTGCGGACCGCTGTGGACCAGCACCTGGGGCCAGGCGCCGTGGTGATGCCCCAGGCAGCCTCGCTGCACGCTGTGGTTGTGGAGTTCAGG GACCTGTGGCGGATCCGGAGCCCCTGTGGTGACTGCGAAGGCTTCGACGTGCACATCATGGACGACATGATTAAG CGTGCCCTGGACTTCAGGGAGAGCAGGGAGGCTGAGCCCCACCCACTGTGGGAGTACCCGTGCCGCAGCCTCTCCGAGCCCCGGCAGATCCTGGCCTTTGACTTCCGGCAGCTGGTGCCCCCACGGCCCCTGTGTGCCGAGGGCACCATGGAGCTCAGGAG GCCTGGGAGGAGCCACGCAGCAGTGCTGTGGATGGAGTACCACCTGACACCGGAGTGCACGCTCagcactggcctcctggagcctGCAGACCCCGAG GGAGGCTGCTGTTGGAACCCCCACTGCAAGCAGGCTGTCTACTTCTTCAGCCCTGTCCTGGATCCCAGAGCACCGCTGGGCGGCCCGCAGATGGTCAGCTATGTGGTGGAGTTTCACCCCGGCACAG GTGTCTGGCCTCAGTGCTGCACCAGCTGGTAG
- the PRMT7 gene encoding protein arginine N-methyltransferase 7 isoform X8 has translation MKIFCSRANPTTGSVEWLEEDEHYDYHQEIARSSYADMLHDKDRNIKYYQGIRAAVSRVKDRGQKALVLDIGTGTGLLSMMAVTAGADFCYAIEVFKPMADAAVKIVEKNGFSDKILVINKHSTEVTVGPEGDMPCRANILVTELFDTELIGEGALPSYEHAHRHLVEENCEAVPHRATIYAQLVESRRMWSWNKLFPIHLQTSLGEQVIVPPVDLENCPGAPSVCDIQLNQVSPADFTVLSDVLPMFSIDFSKQVSSSAACHSRQFEPLTSGRAQVVLSWWDIEMDPEGKIRCTTAPFWAHSDPEEMQWRDHWMQCVYFLPQEEPVVQGSALCLVAHHDDYCVWYSLQRTSPEKNERVHQMRPVCDCQAHLLWNRPRFGEINDQDRTDRYIQALSTVLKPDSVCLCVSDGSLLSVLAHHLGVEQVFTVESSAASHKLLRKIFKANHLEDKINIIEKRPELLTSEDLKSRKVSLLLGEPFFTTSLLPWHSLYFWCAGNSKMCLLFLLPHFPVPWRAGVDGAAPSSQDLWRIRSPCGDCEGFDVHIMDDMIKRALDFRESREAEPHPLWEYPCRSLSEPRQILAFDFRQLVPPRPLCAEGTMELRRPGRSHAAVLWMEYHLTPECTLSTGLLEPADPEGGCCWNPHCKQAVYFFSPVLDPRAPLGGPQMVSYVVEFHPGTGDITMEFRLADTPDSPLLGNKVA, from the exons ATGAAGATCTTCTGCAGTCGGGCCAATCCGACCACGGGGTCTGTGGAGTGGCTGGAGGAGGACGAACACTATGATTACCACCAGGAGATTGCAAG gtccTCCTATGCAGATATGCTACATGACAAAGACAGA AATATAAAATACTACCAAGGTATCCGGGCTGCCGTGAGCAGGGTGAAGGACAGAGGACAGAAGGCCTTGGTTCTCGACATTGGCACTGGCACGGGACTCTTGTCAATGATGGCGGTCACAGCAGGCGCCGACTTCTGCTATGCCATCGAG GTTTTCAAGCCTATGGCtgatgctgctgtgaagattgtggagaaaaatgGCTTTAGTGATAAGATTTTGGTTATCAACAAGCATTCCACTGAGGTGACTGTAGGTCCAG AGGGTGACATGCCGTGCCGTGCCAACATCCTGGTCACAGAGTTGTTTGACACAGAGCTGATAGGGGAGGGGGCGCTGCCCTCCTATGAGCACGCACACAGGCATCTCGTGGAG GAAAATTGTGAGGCCGTGCCCCACAGAGCCACCATCTATGCACAGCTGGTGGAGTCCAGGAGGATGTGGTCGTGGAACAAGCTGTTTCCCATCCACCTGCAGACCAGCCTCGGAGAGCAGGTCATCGTCCCTCCTGTGGACCTGGAGAACTGCCCTGGCGCACCCTCTGTCTGTGACATTCAGCTGAACCAGGTGTCACCAGCCGACTTTACAGTCCTCAGCGATGTGCTGCCCATGTTCAG CATAGACTTCAGCAAGCAAGTCAGTAGCTCAGCAGCCTGCCATAGCAGGCAATTTGAACCTCTGACATCTGGCCGAGCTCAGGTGGTTCTCTCGTGGTGGGACATTGAAATGGACCCTGAGGGGAAGATCAGGTGCACTACGGCCCCCTTCTGGGCACACTCAGACCCAGAGGAGATGCAG TGGCGGGACCACTGGATGCAGTGTGTGTACTTCCTACCACAAGAGGAGCCTGTGGTGCAGGGCTCAGCGCTCTGCCTGGTAGCCCACCACGATGACTACTGCGTGTGGTACAGCCTGCAGAGGACCAG CCCTGAAAAGAATGAGAGAGTCCACCAGATGCGCCCCGTGTGCGACTGCCAGGCTCACCTGCTCTGGAACCGGCCTCGGTTTGGAGAGATCAATGATCAGGACAGAACTGATCGATACATCCAGGCTCTGAGCACC GTGCTGAAGCCAGACAGCGTGTGCCTGTGTGTCAGCGATGGCAGCCTGCTCTCCGTGCTGGCCCATCACCTGGGGGTGGAGCAG GTATTCACAGTGGAGAGCTCAGCAGCTTCTCACAAACTGTTGAGAAAA ATCTTCAAGGCTAACCACTTGGAAGATAAAATTAACATCATAGAGAAACGGCCGGAATTATTAACAAGTGAGGACCTGAAGAGCAGAAAG GTCTCTCTCCTCCTGGGCGAGCCGTTCTTCACTACCAGCCTGCTGCCGTGGCACAGCCTCTACTTCTG GTGTGCAGGGAACAGCAAGATGTGCCTCTTGTTCTTGCTGCCACACTTCCCTGTGCCCTGGCGGGCGGGTGTGGACGGGGCTGCTCCTTCCTCACAGGACCTGTGGCGGATCCGGAGCCCCTGTGGTGACTGCGAAGGCTTCGACGTGCACATCATGGACGACATGATTAAG CGTGCCCTGGACTTCAGGGAGAGCAGGGAGGCTGAGCCCCACCCACTGTGGGAGTACCCGTGCCGCAGCCTCTCCGAGCCCCGGCAGATCCTGGCCTTTGACTTCCGGCAGCTGGTGCCCCCACGGCCCCTGTGTGCCGAGGGCACCATGGAGCTCAGGAG GCCTGGGAGGAGCCACGCAGCAGTGCTGTGGATGGAGTACCACCTGACACCGGAGTGCACGCTCagcactggcctcctggagcctGCAGACCCCGAG GGAGGCTGCTGTTGGAACCCCCACTGCAAGCAGGCTGTCTACTTCTTCAGCCCTGTCCTGGATCCCAGAGCACCGCTGGGCGGCCCGCAGATGGTCAGCTATGTGGTGGAGTTTCACCCCGGCACAGGCGACATCACCATGGAGTTCAGGCTTGCAGACACCCCAGACTCACCACTCCTGGGCAATAAAGTGGCCTGA
- the PRMT7 gene encoding protein arginine N-methyltransferase 7 isoform X7 has protein sequence MKIFCSRANPTTGSVEWLEEDEHYDYHQEIARSSYADMLHDKDRNIKYYQGIRAAVSRVKDRGQKALVLDIGTGTGLLSMMAVTAGADFCYAIEVFKPMADAAVKIVEKNGFSDKILVINKHSTEVTVGPEGDMPCRANILVTELFDTELIGEGALPSYEHAHRHLVEENCEAVPHRATIYAQLVESRRMWSWNKLFPIHLQTSLGEQVIVPPVDLENCPGAPSVCDIQLNQVSPADFTVLSDVLPMFSIDFSKQVSSSAACHSRQFEPLTSGRAQVVLSWWDIEMDPEGKIRCTTAPFWAHSDPEEMQWRDHWMQCVYFLPQEEPVVQGSALCLVAHHDDYCVWYSLQRTSPEKNERVHQMRPVCDCQAHLLWNRPRFGEINDQDRTDRYIQALSTLTSRNLLANWRKPCAEGARSPQVLKPDSVCLCVSDGSLLSVLAHHLGVEQVFTVESSAASHKLLRKIFKANHLEDKINIIEKRPELLTSEDLKSRKVSLLLGEPFFTTSLLPWHSLYFWYVRTAVDQHLGPGAVVMPQAASLHAVVVEFRDLWRIRSPCGDCEGFDVHIMDDMIKRALDFRESREAEPHPLWEYPCRSLSEPRQILAFDFRQLVPPRPLCAEGTMELRRPGRSHAAVLWMEYHLTPECTLSTGLLEPADPEGGCCWNPHCKQAVYFFSPVLDPRAPLGGPQMVSYVVEFHPGTGVWPQCCTSW, from the exons ATGAAGATCTTCTGCAGTCGGGCCAATCCGACCACGGGGTCTGTGGAGTGGCTGGAGGAGGACGAACACTATGATTACCACCAGGAGATTGCAAG gtccTCCTATGCAGATATGCTACATGACAAAGACAGA AATATAAAATACTACCAAGGTATCCGGGCTGCCGTGAGCAGGGTGAAGGACAGAGGACAGAAGGCCTTGGTTCTCGACATTGGCACTGGCACGGGACTCTTGTCAATGATGGCGGTCACAGCAGGCGCCGACTTCTGCTATGCCATCGAG GTTTTCAAGCCTATGGCtgatgctgctgtgaagattgtggagaaaaatgGCTTTAGTGATAAGATTTTGGTTATCAACAAGCATTCCACTGAGGTGACTGTAGGTCCAG AGGGTGACATGCCGTGCCGTGCCAACATCCTGGTCACAGAGTTGTTTGACACAGAGCTGATAGGGGAGGGGGCGCTGCCCTCCTATGAGCACGCACACAGGCATCTCGTGGAG GAAAATTGTGAGGCCGTGCCCCACAGAGCCACCATCTATGCACAGCTGGTGGAGTCCAGGAGGATGTGGTCGTGGAACAAGCTGTTTCCCATCCACCTGCAGACCAGCCTCGGAGAGCAGGTCATCGTCCCTCCTGTGGACCTGGAGAACTGCCCTGGCGCACCCTCTGTCTGTGACATTCAGCTGAACCAGGTGTCACCAGCCGACTTTACAGTCCTCAGCGATGTGCTGCCCATGTTCAG CATAGACTTCAGCAAGCAAGTCAGTAGCTCAGCAGCCTGCCATAGCAGGCAATTTGAACCTCTGACATCTGGCCGAGCTCAGGTGGTTCTCTCGTGGTGGGACATTGAAATGGACCCTGAGGGGAAGATCAGGTGCACTACGGCCCCCTTCTGGGCACACTCAGACCCAGAGGAGATGCAG TGGCGGGACCACTGGATGCAGTGTGTGTACTTCCTACCACAAGAGGAGCCTGTGGTGCAGGGCTCAGCGCTCTGCCTGGTAGCCCACCACGATGACTACTGCGTGTGGTACAGCCTGCAGAGGACCAG CCCTGAAAAGAATGAGAGAGTCCACCAGATGCGCCCCGTGTGCGACTGCCAGGCTCACCTGCTCTGGAACCGGCCTCGGTTTGGAGAGATCAATGATCAGGACAGAACTGATCGATACATCCAGGCTCTGAGCACC CTTACCAGCAGGAATCTTCTGGCAAACTGGAGGAAGCCCTGTGCTGAGGGTGCCCGTTCCCCGCAGGTGCTGAAGCCAGACAGCGTGTGCCTGTGTGTCAGCGATGGCAGCCTGCTCTCCGTGCTGGCCCATCACCTGGGGGTGGAGCAG GTATTCACAGTGGAGAGCTCAGCAGCTTCTCACAAACTGTTGAGAAAA ATCTTCAAGGCTAACCACTTGGAAGATAAAATTAACATCATAGAGAAACGGCCGGAATTATTAACAAGTGAGGACCTGAAGAGCAGAAAG GTCTCTCTCCTCCTGGGCGAGCCGTTCTTCACTACCAGCCTGCTGCCGTGGCACAGCCTCTACTTCTGGTACGTGCGGACCGCTGTGGACCAGCACCTGGGGCCAGGCGCCGTGGTGATGCCCCAGGCAGCCTCGCTGCACGCTGTGGTTGTGGAGTTCAGG GACCTGTGGCGGATCCGGAGCCCCTGTGGTGACTGCGAAGGCTTCGACGTGCACATCATGGACGACATGATTAAG CGTGCCCTGGACTTCAGGGAGAGCAGGGAGGCTGAGCCCCACCCACTGTGGGAGTACCCGTGCCGCAGCCTCTCCGAGCCCCGGCAGATCCTGGCCTTTGACTTCCGGCAGCTGGTGCCCCCACGGCCCCTGTGTGCCGAGGGCACCATGGAGCTCAGGAG GCCTGGGAGGAGCCACGCAGCAGTGCTGTGGATGGAGTACCACCTGACACCGGAGTGCACGCTCagcactggcctcctggagcctGCAGACCCCGAG GGAGGCTGCTGTTGGAACCCCCACTGCAAGCAGGCTGTCTACTTCTTCAGCCCTGTCCTGGATCCCAGAGCACCGCTGGGCGGCCCGCAGATGGTCAGCTATGTGGTGGAGTTTCACCCCGGCACAG GTGTCTGGCCTCAGTGCTGCACCAGCTGGTAG
- the PRMT7 gene encoding protein arginine N-methyltransferase 7 isoform X14 yields the protein MKIFCSRANPTTGSVEWLEEDEHYDYHQEIARSSYADMLHDKDRNIKYYQGIRAAVSRVKDRGQKALVLDIGTGTGLLSMMAVTAGADFCYAIEVFKPMADAAVKIVEKNGFSDKILVINKHSTEVTVGPEGDMPCRANILVTELFDTELIGEGALPSYEHAHRHLVEENCEAVPHRATIYAQLVESRRMWSWNKLFPIHLQTSLGEQVIVPPVDLENCPGAPSVCDIQLNQVSPADFTVLSDVLPMFSIDFSKQVSSSAACHSRQFEPLTSGRAQVVLSWWDIEMDPEGKIRCTTAPFWAHSDPEEMQWRDHWMQCVYFLPQEEPVVQGSALCLVAHHDDYCVWYSLQRTSPEKNERVHQMRPVCDCQAHLLWNRPRFGEINDQDRTDRYIQALSTVSLLLGEPFFTTSLLPWHSLYFWYVRTAVDQHLGPGAVVMPQAASLHAVVVEFRDLWRIRSPCGDCEGFDVHIMDDMIKRALDFRESREAEPHPLWEYPCRSLSEPRQILAFDFRQLVPPRPLCAEGTMELRRPGRSHAAVLWMEYHLTPECTLSTGLLEPADPEGGCCWNPHCKQAVYFFSPVLDPRAPLGGPQMVSYVVEFHPGTGDITMEFRLADTPDSPLLGNKVA from the exons ATGAAGATCTTCTGCAGTCGGGCCAATCCGACCACGGGGTCTGTGGAGTGGCTGGAGGAGGACGAACACTATGATTACCACCAGGAGATTGCAAG gtccTCCTATGCAGATATGCTACATGACAAAGACAGA AATATAAAATACTACCAAGGTATCCGGGCTGCCGTGAGCAGGGTGAAGGACAGAGGACAGAAGGCCTTGGTTCTCGACATTGGCACTGGCACGGGACTCTTGTCAATGATGGCGGTCACAGCAGGCGCCGACTTCTGCTATGCCATCGAG GTTTTCAAGCCTATGGCtgatgctgctgtgaagattgtggagaaaaatgGCTTTAGTGATAAGATTTTGGTTATCAACAAGCATTCCACTGAGGTGACTGTAGGTCCAG AGGGTGACATGCCGTGCCGTGCCAACATCCTGGTCACAGAGTTGTTTGACACAGAGCTGATAGGGGAGGGGGCGCTGCCCTCCTATGAGCACGCACACAGGCATCTCGTGGAG GAAAATTGTGAGGCCGTGCCCCACAGAGCCACCATCTATGCACAGCTGGTGGAGTCCAGGAGGATGTGGTCGTGGAACAAGCTGTTTCCCATCCACCTGCAGACCAGCCTCGGAGAGCAGGTCATCGTCCCTCCTGTGGACCTGGAGAACTGCCCTGGCGCACCCTCTGTCTGTGACATTCAGCTGAACCAGGTGTCACCAGCCGACTTTACAGTCCTCAGCGATGTGCTGCCCATGTTCAG CATAGACTTCAGCAAGCAAGTCAGTAGCTCAGCAGCCTGCCATAGCAGGCAATTTGAACCTCTGACATCTGGCCGAGCTCAGGTGGTTCTCTCGTGGTGGGACATTGAAATGGACCCTGAGGGGAAGATCAGGTGCACTACGGCCCCCTTCTGGGCACACTCAGACCCAGAGGAGATGCAG TGGCGGGACCACTGGATGCAGTGTGTGTACTTCCTACCACAAGAGGAGCCTGTGGTGCAGGGCTCAGCGCTCTGCCTGGTAGCCCACCACGATGACTACTGCGTGTGGTACAGCCTGCAGAGGACCAG CCCTGAAAAGAATGAGAGAGTCCACCAGATGCGCCCCGTGTGCGACTGCCAGGCTCACCTGCTCTGGAACCGGCCTCGGTTTGGAGAGATCAATGATCAGGACAGAACTGATCGATACATCCAGGCTCTGAGCACC GTCTCTCTCCTCCTGGGCGAGCCGTTCTTCACTACCAGCCTGCTGCCGTGGCACAGCCTCTACTTCTGGTACGTGCGGACCGCTGTGGACCAGCACCTGGGGCCAGGCGCCGTGGTGATGCCCCAGGCAGCCTCGCTGCACGCTGTGGTTGTGGAGTTCAGG GACCTGTGGCGGATCCGGAGCCCCTGTGGTGACTGCGAAGGCTTCGACGTGCACATCATGGACGACATGATTAAG CGTGCCCTGGACTTCAGGGAGAGCAGGGAGGCTGAGCCCCACCCACTGTGGGAGTACCCGTGCCGCAGCCTCTCCGAGCCCCGGCAGATCCTGGCCTTTGACTTCCGGCAGCTGGTGCCCCCACGGCCCCTGTGTGCCGAGGGCACCATGGAGCTCAGGAG GCCTGGGAGGAGCCACGCAGCAGTGCTGTGGATGGAGTACCACCTGACACCGGAGTGCACGCTCagcactggcctcctggagcctGCAGACCCCGAG GGAGGCTGCTGTTGGAACCCCCACTGCAAGCAGGCTGTCTACTTCTTCAGCCCTGTCCTGGATCCCAGAGCACCGCTGGGCGGCCCGCAGATGGTCAGCTATGTGGTGGAGTTTCACCCCGGCACAGGCGACATCACCATGGAGTTCAGGCTTGCAGACACCCCAGACTCACCACTCCTGGGCAATAAAGTGGCCTGA
- the PRMT7 gene encoding protein arginine N-methyltransferase 7 isoform X10 — translation MKIFCSRANPTTGSVEWLEEDEHYDYHQEIARSSYADMLHDKDRNIKYYQGIRAAVSRVKDRGQKALVLDIGTGTGLLSMMAVTAGADFCYAIEVFKPMADAAVKIVEKNGFSDKILVINKHSTEVTVGPEGDMPCRANILVTELFDTELIGEGALPSYEHAHRHLVEENCEAVPHRATIYAQLVESRRMWSWNKLFPIHLQTSLGEQVIVPPVDLENCPGAPSVCDIQLNQVSPADFTVLSDVLPMFSIDFSKQVSSSAACHSRQFEPLTSGRAQVVLSWWDIEMDPEGKIRCTTAPFWAHSDPEEMQWRDHWMQCVYFLPQEEPVVQGSALCLVAHHDDYCVWYSLQRTSPEKNERVHQMRPVCDCQAHLLWNRPRFGEINDQDRTDRYIQALSTVLKPDSVCLCVSDGSLLSVLAHHLGVEQVFTVESSAASHKLLRKIFKANHLEDKINIIEKRPELLTSEDLKSRKVSLLLGEPFFTTSLLPWHSLYFWYVRTAVDQHLGPGAVVMPQAASLHAVVVEFRDLWRIRSPCGDCEGFDVHIMDDMIKRALDFRESREAEPHPLWEYPCRSLSEPRQILAFDFRQLVPPRPLCAEGTMELRRPGRSHAAVLWMEYHLTPECTLSTGLLEPADPEGGCCWNPHCKQAVYFFSPVLDPRAPLGGPQMVSYVVEFHPGTGVWPQCCTSW, via the exons ATGAAGATCTTCTGCAGTCGGGCCAATCCGACCACGGGGTCTGTGGAGTGGCTGGAGGAGGACGAACACTATGATTACCACCAGGAGATTGCAAG gtccTCCTATGCAGATATGCTACATGACAAAGACAGA AATATAAAATACTACCAAGGTATCCGGGCTGCCGTGAGCAGGGTGAAGGACAGAGGACAGAAGGCCTTGGTTCTCGACATTGGCACTGGCACGGGACTCTTGTCAATGATGGCGGTCACAGCAGGCGCCGACTTCTGCTATGCCATCGAG GTTTTCAAGCCTATGGCtgatgctgctgtgaagattgtggagaaaaatgGCTTTAGTGATAAGATTTTGGTTATCAACAAGCATTCCACTGAGGTGACTGTAGGTCCAG AGGGTGACATGCCGTGCCGTGCCAACATCCTGGTCACAGAGTTGTTTGACACAGAGCTGATAGGGGAGGGGGCGCTGCCCTCCTATGAGCACGCACACAGGCATCTCGTGGAG GAAAATTGTGAGGCCGTGCCCCACAGAGCCACCATCTATGCACAGCTGGTGGAGTCCAGGAGGATGTGGTCGTGGAACAAGCTGTTTCCCATCCACCTGCAGACCAGCCTCGGAGAGCAGGTCATCGTCCCTCCTGTGGACCTGGAGAACTGCCCTGGCGCACCCTCTGTCTGTGACATTCAGCTGAACCAGGTGTCACCAGCCGACTTTACAGTCCTCAGCGATGTGCTGCCCATGTTCAG CATAGACTTCAGCAAGCAAGTCAGTAGCTCAGCAGCCTGCCATAGCAGGCAATTTGAACCTCTGACATCTGGCCGAGCTCAGGTGGTTCTCTCGTGGTGGGACATTGAAATGGACCCTGAGGGGAAGATCAGGTGCACTACGGCCCCCTTCTGGGCACACTCAGACCCAGAGGAGATGCAG TGGCGGGACCACTGGATGCAGTGTGTGTACTTCCTACCACAAGAGGAGCCTGTGGTGCAGGGCTCAGCGCTCTGCCTGGTAGCCCACCACGATGACTACTGCGTGTGGTACAGCCTGCAGAGGACCAG CCCTGAAAAGAATGAGAGAGTCCACCAGATGCGCCCCGTGTGCGACTGCCAGGCTCACCTGCTCTGGAACCGGCCTCGGTTTGGAGAGATCAATGATCAGGACAGAACTGATCGATACATCCAGGCTCTGAGCACC GTGCTGAAGCCAGACAGCGTGTGCCTGTGTGTCAGCGATGGCAGCCTGCTCTCCGTGCTGGCCCATCACCTGGGGGTGGAGCAG GTATTCACAGTGGAGAGCTCAGCAGCTTCTCACAAACTGTTGAGAAAA ATCTTCAAGGCTAACCACTTGGAAGATAAAATTAACATCATAGAGAAACGGCCGGAATTATTAACAAGTGAGGACCTGAAGAGCAGAAAG GTCTCTCTCCTCCTGGGCGAGCCGTTCTTCACTACCAGCCTGCTGCCGTGGCACAGCCTCTACTTCTGGTACGTGCGGACCGCTGTGGACCAGCACCTGGGGCCAGGCGCCGTGGTGATGCCCCAGGCAGCCTCGCTGCACGCTGTGGTTGTGGAGTTCAGG GACCTGTGGCGGATCCGGAGCCCCTGTGGTGACTGCGAAGGCTTCGACGTGCACATCATGGACGACATGATTAAG CGTGCCCTGGACTTCAGGGAGAGCAGGGAGGCTGAGCCCCACCCACTGTGGGAGTACCCGTGCCGCAGCCTCTCCGAGCCCCGGCAGATCCTGGCCTTTGACTTCCGGCAGCTGGTGCCCCCACGGCCCCTGTGTGCCGAGGGCACCATGGAGCTCAGGAG GCCTGGGAGGAGCCACGCAGCAGTGCTGTGGATGGAGTACCACCTGACACCGGAGTGCACGCTCagcactggcctcctggagcctGCAGACCCCGAG GGAGGCTGCTGTTGGAACCCCCACTGCAAGCAGGCTGTCTACTTCTTCAGCCCTGTCCTGGATCCCAGAGCACCGCTGGGCGGCCCGCAGATGGTCAGCTATGTGGTGGAGTTTCACCCCGGCACAG GTGTCTGGCCTCAGTGCTGCACCAGCTGGTAG